Proteins from a single region of Nocardiopsis dassonvillei subsp. dassonvillei DSM 43111:
- a CDS encoding DUF4429 domain-containing protein, whose protein sequence is MDDLRGNQAVWRFDGETVAIRYEAQGWFKDPLLKRIGQLELPVAAIAEVDFQPGAGPRKGWLLQLRLHERTDPYAAVGAMLKEKSQPFRLTGQASGELVAEYLADQIRFAAEQSGPPAPDTAVRLVPRLPFHIQTSEGTATLDGSTVRLVWSGGEASGRKRRAQRREYDLSEITGVDWAPSDGWEWGYMRLVTADTGGRDTGKPKQDLHALVAEEGAEGYDTLLMAAAVTAHVWAAEASGAGGREGRGVAARLRDPRWWLDAAARSTDQLRALSAGSAAPDAGEGAGPGAGPGAGAASPQQALDAAGKADGRPDNEWIFQQIERLGELHARGLLTDEEFSAKKAELLGRI, encoded by the coding sequence ATGGACGACTTGCGCGGCAACCAGGCCGTGTGGCGGTTCGACGGTGAGACGGTCGCGATCAGGTACGAGGCCCAGGGCTGGTTCAAGGACCCCCTGCTCAAACGGATCGGCCAGCTCGAACTCCCCGTGGCCGCGATCGCCGAGGTCGACTTCCAGCCCGGCGCGGGCCCCAGGAAGGGCTGGCTGCTGCAGCTGCGCCTGCACGAGCGGACCGACCCCTACGCGGCGGTCGGCGCGATGCTCAAGGAGAAGTCCCAGCCCTTCCGGCTCACCGGCCAGGCCAGCGGCGAACTGGTCGCCGAGTACCTGGCCGACCAGATCCGGTTCGCCGCCGAGCAGAGCGGGCCGCCCGCCCCCGACACGGCCGTCCGCCTGGTGCCCCGGCTGCCCTTCCACATCCAGACCTCCGAGGGGACCGCGACCCTGGACGGCTCCACCGTGCGCCTGGTCTGGTCCGGCGGTGAGGCGAGCGGGCGCAAGCGCAGGGCGCAGCGCCGCGAGTACGACCTCTCCGAGATCACCGGGGTGGACTGGGCGCCCTCCGACGGCTGGGAGTGGGGCTACATGCGCCTGGTCACCGCCGACACCGGCGGCAGGGACACCGGCAAACCCAAGCAGGACCTGCACGCCCTCGTCGCCGAGGAGGGGGCGGAGGGCTACGACACCCTGCTCATGGCCGCGGCGGTCACCGCCCACGTGTGGGCCGCGGAGGCGTCGGGGGCCGGCGGCCGGGAGGGGCGCGGCGTCGCCGCCAGGCTCAGGGACCCGCGGTGGTGGCTGGACGCGGCGGCGCGCTCGACCGACCAGCTGCGGGCCCTGTCCGCGGGGTCCGCGGCTCCGGACGCGGGGGAGGGCGCCGGACCCGGAGCCGGACCGGGGGCCGGGGCGGCCTCCCCGCAGCAGGCCCTGGACGCCGCGGGGAAGGCGGACGGCCGACCCGACAACGAGTGGATCTTCCAGCAGATCGAGCGCCTGGGAGAACTGCACGCCAGGGGACTGCTCACCGACGAGGAGTTCTCCGCCAAGAAGGCCGAGCTGCTCGGCCGGATCTGA
- a CDS encoding TM2 domain-containing protein codes for MTHPYPEAVSSRSWLVALLLCLFLGTIGVHRFYTGKIGTGVLMILTCGGAGVWTLIDLIMIIVGSFKDAEGRPVKNQG; via the coding sequence GTGACCCACCCCTACCCCGAGGCCGTCTCCAGCAGGAGCTGGCTCGTGGCCCTCCTGCTCTGCCTGTTCCTGGGCACGATCGGCGTCCACCGCTTCTACACGGGCAAGATCGGCACCGGCGTCCTGATGATCCTCACCTGCGGCGGCGCCGGCGTGTGGACGCTCATCGACCTGATCATGATCATCGTCGGCTCCTTCAAGGACGCCGAGGGCAGGCCCGTCAAGAACCAGGGCTGA
- a CDS encoding IspD/TarI family cytidylyltransferase has product MRPRVIAAVLAGGVGARMGAPAPKQLLPLEGRPILEHAVAAFEACPDVDEIVVLMVEEYLDRVREIVDAAGFTKVTAVLPGGATRTGTSVAALAAMGGAADTDLVLLHDAARPLVSPAVISACVAALAETGAVGVAVPSADTVVRVAPGGSGGEVIMEVPPRARLRRMQTPQGFRLGVARRAYELASADPDLVATDDCGVVLRYLPEEEVRIVPGEETNIKVTNPGDVEIAETLLRRGRERAALSGADA; this is encoded by the coding sequence ATGCGTCCGCGCGTGATCGCGGCGGTTCTGGCCGGAGGGGTGGGCGCGCGGATGGGCGCGCCCGCGCCCAAGCAGCTGCTGCCTTTGGAGGGCCGGCCCATCCTAGAGCACGCCGTCGCCGCGTTCGAGGCGTGCCCGGACGTCGACGAGATCGTCGTGCTCATGGTGGAGGAGTACCTCGACCGGGTCCGGGAGATCGTCGACGCGGCCGGGTTCACCAAGGTCACCGCGGTCCTCCCCGGCGGGGCGACCCGCACCGGCACCTCCGTCGCCGCCCTGGCCGCGATGGGCGGCGCCGCCGACACCGACCTGGTGCTGCTGCACGACGCGGCGCGCCCGCTCGTGAGCCCGGCGGTCATCAGCGCGTGCGTGGCGGCGCTGGCGGAGACGGGCGCGGTCGGGGTGGCGGTGCCCAGCGCCGACACCGTGGTGCGGGTGGCGCCCGGCGGTTCCGGCGGCGAGGTGATCATGGAGGTCCCCCCGCGCGCGCGGCTGCGCAGGATGCAGACCCCGCAGGGCTTCCGGCTCGGTGTGGCCCGCCGCGCCTACGAGCTGGCCTCGGCCGACCCGGACCTGGTGGCCACCGACGACTGCGGCGTGGTGCTGCGGTACCTGCCGGAGGAGGAGGTGCGGATCGTGCCCGGAGAGGAGACGAACATCAAGGTGACGAACCCGGGCGACGTGGAGATCGCCGAGACGCTGCTGCGCCGCGGGCGCGAGCGCGCCGCCCTGTCGGGGGCGGACGCGTGA
- a CDS encoding glycerophosphodiester phosphodiesterase has translation MSRVFEATEVVGHRGAGRGVVDGARENTPESYAAAARAGAHWIEIDVRRTADDALVLYHNAALDDGRAIVELTARECAGAGLVGLEEGLAAIPAGVGLDVDVKSVMEDAVDAPSRRTVSLLLPYLRREAGRRRVFVCSFDPGVLLAVREEVPAAPTAWMPFVRNPLDQAVAGAAGMGCPVVAIDARSFGLSGDAPRPDRRSVEYTVDLAHRAGIEVVSWCPDPVDAARFAEAGMDAVVVDDVPGTVSALKGGTAGEY, from the coding sequence GTGAGCCGGGTCTTCGAGGCGACCGAGGTGGTCGGACACCGCGGCGCGGGGCGCGGCGTGGTGGACGGCGCCCGGGAGAACACGCCGGAGTCCTACGCCGCGGCGGCGCGGGCGGGGGCTCACTGGATCGAGATCGACGTGCGCCGCACCGCCGACGACGCGCTGGTGCTCTACCACAACGCCGCCCTGGACGACGGCCGCGCGATCGTGGAGCTGACCGCGCGCGAGTGCGCCGGGGCCGGGCTGGTCGGCCTGGAGGAGGGCCTGGCCGCGATCCCGGCCGGGGTGGGCCTGGACGTGGACGTCAAGTCGGTGATGGAGGACGCGGTCGACGCCCCCTCGCGCCGGACGGTCTCGCTGCTCCTGCCGTACCTGCGCAGGGAGGCCGGACGCCGCCGGGTGTTCGTCTGCTCCTTCGACCCGGGCGTCCTGCTCGCCGTCCGCGAGGAGGTTCCGGCGGCGCCCACGGCGTGGATGCCGTTCGTGCGCAACCCGCTGGACCAGGCCGTGGCGGGCGCCGCCGGGATGGGGTGCCCGGTGGTGGCGATCGACGCGCGCTCGTTCGGGCTGTCCGGCGACGCGCCCCGGCCGGACCGCCGGTCGGTGGAGTACACCGTGGACCTGGCGCACCGGGCGGGGATCGAGGTCGTCTCCTGGTGTCCGGACCCGGTGGACGCGGCGCGGTTCGCCGAGGCGGGGATGGACGCGGTCGTGGTGGACGACGTCCCCGGGACGGTGTCCGCGCTCAAGGGCGGCACCGCCGGGGAGTACTGA
- a CDS encoding glycosyltransferase family 2 protein — translation MSWPPVSVVMPVLNEERHLAAAVEHVLAQDYPGDLEVVLGVGPSSDRTREVADGIAAADPRVKVVDNPTGRTPSGLNAAIGASSHDIVARIDGHAMMPSDYLRVAVETLRETGADNVGGIMAAEGTTPWEKAVAAAMTSKVGVGNARFHTGGEGGPADTVYLGVFRRSALERVGGYDEAFLRAQDWEMNHRIRTTGGTVWFQPRMRVSYRPRRNVRLLAKQYFHYGRWRRVVSRQHKGTINLRYLAPPVALAGVVAGLVGGFFLWPLFLVPAAYLVLVTAASVPLGRGLPAASLPMIPLALATMHMSWGAGFITSPPGLGSDSRTAQAARA, via the coding sequence GTGTCCTGGCCGCCTGTCTCCGTCGTCATGCCCGTACTCAACGAAGAGCGCCACCTCGCCGCCGCGGTGGAGCACGTCCTCGCCCAGGACTACCCGGGCGATCTGGAGGTCGTGCTCGGGGTCGGGCCCTCCTCGGACCGCACCCGCGAGGTCGCCGACGGGATCGCCGCCGCCGACCCGCGCGTGAAGGTGGTGGACAACCCGACGGGAAGGACCCCCTCCGGGCTCAACGCCGCCATCGGGGCCTCCTCGCACGACATCGTCGCCCGCATCGACGGGCACGCCATGATGCCCTCGGACTACCTGCGGGTGGCCGTGGAGACGCTCCGCGAGACCGGCGCCGACAACGTCGGCGGGATCATGGCCGCCGAGGGCACGACCCCCTGGGAGAAGGCGGTCGCCGCCGCCATGACCTCCAAGGTGGGCGTGGGCAACGCGCGCTTCCACACCGGCGGCGAGGGCGGTCCGGCCGACACCGTGTACCTGGGCGTCTTCCGGCGCTCGGCGCTGGAGCGGGTCGGCGGCTACGACGAGGCCTTCCTGCGGGCCCAGGACTGGGAGATGAACCACCGCATCCGCACCACCGGCGGCACGGTGTGGTTCCAGCCGCGCATGCGGGTCTCCTACCGCCCCCGGCGCAACGTGCGCCTGCTCGCCAAGCAGTACTTCCACTACGGCCGCTGGCGCAGGGTGGTCTCCCGCCAGCACAAGGGCACCATCAACCTGCGCTACCTGGCCCCGCCCGTCGCCCTGGCGGGTGTGGTCGCCGGGCTGGTCGGCGGCTTCTTCCTCTGGCCGCTGTTCCTGGTCCCGGCCGCCTACCTGGTCCTGGTCACCGCCGCGTCGGTGCCGCTCGGCCGCGGCCTTCCCGCCGCCAGCCTGCCGATGATCCCGCTCGCGCTGGCCACCATGCACATGTCGTGGGGCGCCGGGTTCATCACCAGCCCGCCCGGACTCGGCTCGGACTCGCGCACGGCGCAGGCCGCCCGGGCCTGA
- a CDS encoding DUF5941 domain-containing protein → MALLLGRIAPGGAPPLLTALTGLLVVGTLLAAGHGRLAGITLFAPVAALLLSGLASGHPHDGRFDWLVPPVLRVTEYGYLAVLGLASGVPGPLVFVLLMAVACHHGDDVARPAVGAARPAGVRAAALGWDGRMLVIAVAGALHALAPAYGILAGYLAVLLVREAVRTWSATPVADVRASAAPGEGDTDQGDPRIPRPGHADGGQPAAGTNGEA, encoded by the coding sequence ATGGCGCTCCTGCTCGGCCGGATCGCGCCGGGGGGAGCGCCGCCCCTGCTCACGGCGCTCACCGGACTCCTGGTCGTCGGAACGCTCCTCGCGGCAGGCCACGGACGGCTGGCAGGCATTACCCTGTTCGCACCGGTCGCTGCCCTGCTACTGTCCGGACTGGCCTCGGGCCACCCCCACGACGGACGGTTCGACTGGCTCGTGCCACCCGTCCTGCGCGTCACCGAGTACGGGTACCTGGCGGTCCTGGGGCTGGCGTCCGGTGTACCGGGTCCACTGGTGTTCGTACTCTTGATGGCGGTCGCCTGTCACCACGGCGACGACGTGGCCCGTCCCGCGGTCGGGGCGGCCCGCCCCGCGGGGGTGCGCGCCGCGGCGCTCGGCTGGGACGGCCGCATGCTCGTCATCGCGGTCGCGGGAGCGCTGCACGCGCTCGCCCCCGCCTACGGCATACTCGCCGGATACCTGGCGGTGCTGCTCGTCCGCGAGGCCGTGCGCACCTGGAGCGCGACACCGGTGGCCGACGTACGCGCCAGCGCCGCCCCCGGCGAGGGCGACACGGACCAGGGGGATCCGCGGATCCCCCGACCAGGCCACGCAGACGGGGGCCAACCGGCCGCCGGAACGAACGGGGAGGCGTGA
- a CDS encoding iron-containing alcohol dehydrogenase family protein, with protein sequence MLPSPLAIDVRRGAVSSLGTLLADRRIATEGRIAVAVGPGQGAQIASELDLPNCEVFHVEEGTVDAATELGKKLRSGAYEAVAGIGGGKTIDVTKFAATMAGIPMVAVATNLAHDGIASPVSSLEHEGGKPSIGVTMPIAVVIDVDYVRAAPSHLVRSGIGDVVSNISAIEDWELAGRVNGEPVDGMSVTFARVAAEAVLHRPDSVESEAFLTVLAEGLVLSGMAMSVAGSSRPASGACHEILHAVTQLHPGTSNHGELAGLGALYASFLRVRHLDWSQARMNEIRDCLIRHELPVVPSDVGLDEAEFARAVVHAPDTRPGRFTILEHLNLSEDEIGRSVKDYVEAVGR encoded by the coding sequence ATGCTCCCCTCCCCGCTGGCGATCGACGTGCGCCGGGGAGCCGTCTCCTCCCTCGGGACGCTGCTCGCCGACCGCAGGATCGCCACCGAGGGCCGCATCGCCGTGGCCGTCGGCCCGGGGCAGGGGGCGCAGATCGCCTCCGAGCTGGACCTGCCCAACTGCGAGGTCTTCCACGTCGAGGAGGGCACCGTCGACGCCGCGACCGAGCTGGGAAAGAAGCTCCGCTCGGGCGCCTACGAGGCGGTCGCCGGGATCGGCGGCGGCAAGACCATCGACGTGACCAAGTTCGCCGCCACCATGGCGGGGATCCCCATGGTGGCCGTGGCCACCAACCTCGCGCACGACGGCATCGCCTCGCCGGTCAGCTCGCTGGAGCACGAGGGCGGCAAGCCCTCCATCGGCGTGACCATGCCCATCGCCGTGGTCATCGACGTCGACTACGTCCGGGCGGCCCCCTCGCACCTGGTGCGCTCGGGCATCGGCGACGTGGTCAGCAACATCTCCGCCATCGAGGACTGGGAGCTGGCGGGCCGGGTCAACGGCGAGCCGGTGGACGGCATGTCCGTCACCTTCGCCAGGGTCGCGGCCGAGGCGGTCCTGCACCGCCCGGACTCGGTGGAGTCCGAGGCCTTCCTCACGGTGCTGGCCGAGGGCCTGGTGCTCTCGGGGATGGCGATGTCGGTGGCCGGGTCCAGCCGCCCCGCCAGCGGCGCGTGCCACGAGATCCTGCACGCGGTCACCCAGCTCCACCCGGGCACCAGCAACCACGGCGAGCTCGCCGGGCTGGGCGCGCTGTACGCGTCCTTCCTGCGGGTGCGGCACCTGGACTGGTCGCAGGCGCGGATGAACGAGATCCGCGACTGCCTGATCCGTCACGAGCTGCCCGTCGTGCCCTCCGACGTCGGACTCGACGAGGCGGAGTTCGCACGGGCGGTGGTCCACGCCCCGGACACCCGTCCGGGCCGGTTCACCATCCTGGAACACCTGAACCTCTCCGAGGACGAGATCGGACGGAGCGTCAAGGACTATGTCGAAGCCGTCGGTCGCTGA
- a CDS encoding ABC transporter permease: MEVAVASRALAVWEHRKVVGLLVRRDLKVKYQQSVLGYAWTMLEPLALTMVYFVVFGVILNAERGMPEEALAQGGFLLFLVAGILPWNTFGAILSEAPRAMITHAKLITTMKVPREIFPTATVGTKFIEYLLTWPVLILFVIFLGGRPSWEGVLVWLPLAVVLQFVFGLGLTLFLSAVNVLLRDVERLVRIASRLLFYGSAVLFPASLVLTEPSVPEWAKTLFQLNPLLGIFEMHRAVWFAGFDELTPSTLALTSSVVGSILMLIIGYWTFRRLEMSVLKEL, encoded by the coding sequence TTGGAGGTGGCGGTGGCGTCAAGGGCGCTGGCCGTCTGGGAGCACCGGAAGGTCGTCGGCCTCCTGGTCCGGCGCGACCTGAAGGTCAAGTACCAGCAGTCCGTACTGGGGTACGCGTGGACGATGTTGGAGCCGCTGGCTCTGACGATGGTCTACTTCGTCGTCTTCGGCGTCATCCTCAACGCGGAACGGGGCATGCCGGAGGAGGCCCTGGCGCAGGGCGGTTTCCTGCTGTTCCTCGTGGCGGGGATCCTGCCCTGGAACACCTTCGGGGCGATCCTGTCCGAGGCCCCCCGCGCGATGATCACGCACGCCAAGCTGATCACCACCATGAAGGTGCCGCGGGAGATCTTCCCCACGGCCACGGTCGGCACGAAGTTCATCGAGTACCTGCTCACCTGGCCCGTGCTGATCCTCTTCGTGATCTTCCTCGGGGGCAGGCCCTCGTGGGAGGGCGTGCTGGTGTGGCTGCCGCTGGCCGTCGTGCTCCAGTTCGTCTTCGGGCTGGGCCTCACCCTCTTCCTGTCCGCGGTCAACGTGCTGCTGCGCGACGTCGAGCGCCTGGTGCGCATCGCCTCCCGCCTGCTGTTCTACGGCTCGGCGGTCCTGTTCCCCGCCTCGCTGGTGCTCACCGAGCCCAGCGTTCCGGAGTGGGCGAAGACACTTTTCCAGCTCAACCCGCTGCTGGGTATCTTCGAGATGCACCGTGCCGTGTGGTTCGCCGGATTCGACGAACTCACCCCGAGCACCCTCGCGTTGACCTCGTCGGTGGTCGGTTCGATTCTCATGCTGATCATCGGATACTGGACGTTCCGCCGTCTGGAGATGTCCGTCCTGAAGGAGCTGTGA
- a CDS encoding LCP family protein gives MSDDRAGRQGPAEEFRRQRSQPLPPERSPRSGRVTVPSAATRRRRTGLLVMSALSTLVLLASGTSWALTGWMSGTLNRFDVFGGLSEEGRPEQTGGLTFLVIGSDNRDEMSAEAQEDLSVGSTPGQRSDSMMLVRLNHDRDHLTVVGIPRDLWVDVPGQGPDKINAAYAHGGPQLAVRTVESVTDVRVDHYVEVDFNGFVDVVDALGGIEVCLPEAIHDPKAQLDMEAGTHRVDGAEALAFSRTRATSRGDLDRIERQQQVLSAMLDQAMSTETLSDPAKLTDFLDSALSSVTVDQGLDTSTINELAYQMRDIDLGEVTFTQVPIADMEYWTPRGDVAVLWDEPAARELFAAVRADRPVDGSGEEERAGSEPEPGGIRVQVFNGIGTAGLGAQLDAELAAAGFQVTSPARNWSSLDVATTQVRHGPDDAAAAEYVAGMMPGSQTVEDDALDGGLQIVIGFDYTAFEAPQTADATPREEPSAAEGTGSVSTARENVCG, from the coding sequence ATGAGCGATGACAGAGCGGGACGGCAGGGACCCGCGGAGGAGTTCCGCCGCCAGCGCTCACAGCCCCTCCCGCCCGAACGCTCCCCGAGGTCCGGCCGGGTGACCGTGCCCAGCGCCGCCACCCGTCGGCGCCGTACCGGCCTGCTGGTGATGAGCGCGCTGTCGACGCTGGTCCTGCTCGCCTCGGGCACCTCGTGGGCGCTCACCGGGTGGATGTCGGGGACCCTGAACCGGTTCGACGTGTTCGGCGGCCTGTCCGAGGAGGGGCGCCCCGAGCAGACCGGCGGCCTGACCTTCCTGGTGATCGGCTCCGACAACCGCGACGAGATGAGCGCGGAGGCCCAGGAGGACCTGAGCGTGGGCTCCACCCCGGGCCAGCGCTCCGACAGCATGATGCTGGTGCGGCTCAACCACGACCGCGACCACCTCACCGTCGTCGGCATCCCCCGGGACCTGTGGGTGGACGTCCCCGGCCAGGGTCCCGACAAGATCAACGCCGCCTACGCCCACGGCGGCCCCCAGCTGGCCGTGCGGACCGTGGAGTCGGTGACCGACGTGCGCGTCGACCACTACGTCGAGGTGGACTTCAACGGCTTCGTGGACGTGGTGGACGCCCTGGGCGGCATCGAGGTGTGCCTGCCCGAGGCGATCCACGACCCCAAGGCCCAGCTGGACATGGAGGCGGGCACGCACCGGGTGGACGGGGCCGAGGCCCTGGCCTTCTCCCGCACCCGCGCCACCTCGCGCGGCGACCTGGACCGGATCGAGCGCCAGCAGCAGGTCCTGTCCGCGATGCTCGACCAGGCGATGAGCACCGAGACGCTCTCCGACCCGGCCAAGCTGACCGACTTCCTGGACAGCGCCCTGTCGTCGGTGACCGTGGACCAGGGGCTGGACACCAGCACCATCAACGAGCTCGCGTACCAGATGCGCGACATCGACCTGGGCGAGGTCACCTTCACCCAGGTGCCCATCGCCGACATGGAGTACTGGACGCCGCGCGGCGACGTCGCCGTGCTGTGGGACGAGCCCGCCGCCCGGGAGCTGTTCGCCGCGGTCCGGGCCGACCGGCCCGTGGACGGCTCCGGGGAGGAGGAGCGGGCCGGGTCCGAGCCGGAGCCCGGCGGCATCCGGGTCCAGGTGTTCAACGGGATCGGCACCGCGGGCCTGGGCGCGCAGCTGGACGCCGAGCTGGCCGCGGCCGGGTTCCAGGTGACCTCCCCGGCGCGGAACTGGAGCAGCCTCGACGTCGCCACCACCCAGGTGCGCCACGGTCCCGACGACGCGGCAGCGGCCGAGTACGTGGCCGGGATGATGCCGGGCTCGCAGACGGTCGAGGACGACGCACTGGACGGTGGGCTCCAGATCGTGATCGGGTTCGACTACACGGCGTTCGAGGCCCCGCAGACCGCGGACGCCACCCCGCGGGAGGAGCCCTCGGCCGCGGAGGGGACCGGTTCGGTCTCGACCGCGCGGGAGAACGTCTGCGGGTGA
- a CDS encoding phosphocholine cytidylyltransferase family protein, which translates to MLGMVLAAGAGRRLRPYTDTLPKALVPVDGETTIMDISLRNLAAAGLTDVVVVVGYRAEAVEARKEALEERHGVKLTLSHNDKAEEWNNAYSLWTAREFFSEGVLLVNGDTVHPVSVEETLLAARGPELLLAVDSVKSLADEEMKVTLDEEGHLRTITKLMDPATAAGEYIGATLIEGSLDARLADALKATWERDPQLYYEDGYQELVNRGEKVAVAPIGEVDWVEVDNHDDLAKAREIACRY; encoded by the coding sequence ATGCTCGGAATGGTTCTCGCCGCAGGCGCGGGGCGCCGTCTACGCCCCTACACCGACACCCTGCCCAAGGCGCTGGTGCCCGTCGACGGCGAGACGACCATCATGGACATCTCGCTGCGCAACCTGGCGGCGGCCGGGCTGACCGACGTCGTCGTCGTGGTCGGCTACCGCGCGGAGGCGGTCGAGGCGCGCAAGGAGGCACTGGAGGAGCGCCACGGCGTCAAGCTCACCCTCAGCCACAACGACAAGGCCGAGGAGTGGAACAACGCCTACTCCCTGTGGACCGCGCGCGAGTTCTTCTCCGAGGGCGTCCTCCTCGTCAACGGCGACACGGTTCACCCCGTGAGCGTCGAGGAAACGCTACTCGCCGCACGGGGACCGGAACTGCTCCTCGCGGTGGACAGCGTGAAAAGCCTCGCTGACGAGGAGATGAAGGTGACCCTGGACGAGGAGGGCCACCTGCGCACGATCACCAAGCTCATGGACCCGGCCACCGCCGCGGGCGAGTACATCGGCGCCACCCTCATCGAGGGCTCCCTGGACGCCCGTCTCGCCGACGCCCTCAAGGCCACCTGGGAGCGCGACCCGCAGCTGTACTACGAGGACGGCTACCAGGAGCTGGTCAACCGCGGCGAGAAGGTCGCCGTGGCGCCGATCGGCGAGGTGGACTGGGTCGAGGTCGACAACCACGACGACCTGGCCAAGGCGAGGGAGATCGCATGCCGCTACTAG
- a CDS encoding ABC transporter ATP-binding protein: MAQTTYGAGITTGPVIEAKNLGVKFAVNRRRKRSLREMFIHGTKRDPNAEGDEFWPLRDVTFDIGRGECVGIVGKNGTGKSTLLKLIAGVLIPDEGEVHVHGKVAPLLELRAGFNDNLTGRENVYLVGSLHGMSEKQIDERFDEIVDFAEIKSKFVDTPVRHYSSGMKVRLGFALISQLEHPIMLVDEVLAVGDKAFKRKCYEAIDRMLANQRTMVLVSHSERDLRRFCNRGLYVKGGGLALDTDIDAALAAYNEDTQAEIEERKKRDAEKKKRAEEKARKAAEADNGGGDGGQAA, from the coding sequence ATGGCGCAGACGACCTACGGCGCCGGGATCACCACCGGGCCGGTCATCGAGGCCAAGAACCTCGGCGTCAAGTTCGCCGTGAACCGCCGACGCAAGCGCAGCCTGCGCGAGATGTTCATCCACGGCACCAAGCGCGACCCCAACGCCGAGGGCGACGAGTTCTGGCCGCTGCGCGACGTCACGTTCGACATCGGACGAGGCGAGTGCGTGGGCATCGTGGGCAAGAACGGCACCGGCAAGTCGACCCTGCTCAAGCTGATCGCCGGGGTGCTCATCCCCGACGAGGGCGAGGTGCACGTGCACGGCAAGGTGGCCCCGCTGCTGGAGCTGCGCGCCGGGTTCAACGACAACCTGACCGGCCGCGAGAACGTGTACCTGGTCGGCTCCCTGCACGGGATGTCCGAGAAGCAGATCGACGAGCGCTTCGACGAGATCGTCGACTTCGCCGAGATCAAGTCCAAGTTCGTGGACACCCCGGTGCGCCACTACTCCAGCGGCATGAAGGTGCGGCTCGGCTTCGCGCTGATCTCGCAGCTGGAGCACCCGATCATGCTGGTCGACGAGGTGCTCGCGGTCGGCGACAAGGCCTTCAAGCGCAAGTGCTACGAGGCCATCGACCGCATGCTGGCCAACCAGCGCACGATGGTCCTGGTGTCGCACAGCGAGAGGGACCTGCGCCGGTTCTGCAACCGCGGGCTCTACGTCAAGGGCGGCGGGCTCGCCCTGGACACCGACATCGACGCCGCGCTCGCCGCCTACAACGAGGACACCCAGGCGGAGATCGAGGAGCGCAAGAAGCGCGACGCCGAGAAGAAGAAGCGCGCGGAGGAGAAGGCCAGGAAGGCCGCCGAGGCCGACAACGGCGGCGGCGACGGCGGCCAGGCGGCCTGA